A window of the Tessaracoccus sp. MC1865 genome harbors these coding sequences:
- a CDS encoding bifunctional (p)ppGpp synthetase/guanosine-3',5'-bis(diphosphate) 3'-pyrophosphohydrolase, with the protein MTDEPLGGTSRLVTGPEQPRLRMRHRLARLGAVRPKSAILDPLNRIVRSNHPRADLAVIERAYRVAEHHHEGQTRKSGDPYITHPLAVATILAELGMTEPVLVAALLHDTVEDTDYSLEQLQLEFGEEVAHMVDGVTKLDKLTYGETAKAETIRKMIMATSEEVRVLVIKLADRLHNMRTLGYLRPDKRVRIATETLNIFAPLAHRLGMNTIKWELEDLSFATIEPKFYAEIVDMVAQQAPGRERYLRELIAQFQKLLVEAKIDATVYGRPKHYYSIYQKMMVRGRDFKDIYDLIGLRVLVHDIKDCYAVLGVAHAGWKPIPGRFKDYIAGPKFNMYQSLHTTVLGANNEPVEFQIRTHEMHRRAEYGVAAHWKYKADLRDGVSPEEAGLRAMHQLGVMSKETEDPSEFLDSVLFEINADEIYVFTPKGEVMALPVGATPVDFAFAVHTEVGHRTIGARVNGRLVALSTPLQQGDKVEILTSKAEGAGPSRDWLGFVVSSRARQKIRQHFSRERRDVAMEQGKDMLAKDLRRAGVPLQRLLTLENLTAVANALGYNDVPSLYVAIGEGHIGPQGVVEKLVQLHGGEDETVDTVTEDLVVKQHRRPLTDGARILVDGDDSVIAKYAKCCYPLPGDDIVGFVTKGDGVSVHRRDCSNVPSLMKEPERIVPVSWSDSQEGASFSVTIQIEGIDRARLLSDVSSVLSEQHLDILAVNITTNKQRQFTGKMTFESADPTHLQHVMNLIRRVPGVYDVFRVAG; encoded by the coding sequence ATGACGGATGAGCCCCTCGGCGGTACCTCCCGGTTGGTGACCGGGCCGGAACAGCCGCGTCTCCGGATGCGGCACCGGCTGGCCCGGCTGGGTGCTGTGCGGCCCAAATCGGCCATCCTCGATCCCCTGAACCGCATCGTCCGGTCCAACCATCCGCGTGCCGATCTGGCGGTCATCGAGCGCGCCTACCGCGTCGCGGAGCACCACCACGAGGGCCAGACCCGCAAATCCGGGGACCCGTACATCACGCATCCGTTGGCCGTTGCGACCATCCTGGCGGAACTGGGCATGACGGAGCCGGTGCTCGTGGCCGCGCTGCTGCACGACACGGTGGAGGACACCGACTACTCGCTGGAGCAGTTGCAGCTGGAGTTCGGCGAGGAAGTCGCCCACATGGTCGACGGCGTCACCAAGCTGGACAAGCTCACCTACGGCGAGACGGCCAAGGCCGAGACCATCCGCAAGATGATCATGGCCACCAGTGAAGAGGTCCGCGTCCTCGTCATCAAGCTGGCGGACCGGTTGCACAACATGCGCACCCTGGGTTACCTGCGCCCCGACAAGCGGGTGCGGATCGCCACGGAGACCCTGAACATCTTCGCCCCGCTGGCCCACCGCCTGGGCATGAACACGATCAAGTGGGAACTGGAAGACCTCTCGTTCGCCACGATCGAGCCCAAGTTCTACGCCGAGATCGTTGACATGGTGGCCCAGCAGGCACCCGGCCGCGAACGCTACCTGCGCGAACTGATCGCCCAGTTCCAGAAACTCCTCGTCGAGGCCAAGATCGACGCCACGGTCTACGGCCGGCCGAAGCACTACTACTCCATCTACCAGAAGATGATGGTGCGCGGCCGCGACTTCAAGGACATCTACGACCTCATCGGTCTACGGGTCCTCGTCCACGACATCAAGGACTGCTACGCGGTGCTGGGCGTGGCGCACGCGGGCTGGAAGCCCATCCCCGGCCGGTTCAAGGACTACATCGCCGGCCCCAAGTTCAACATGTACCAGTCGCTGCACACCACTGTGCTGGGCGCCAACAACGAACCCGTCGAGTTCCAGATCCGGACGCACGAGATGCACCGCCGCGCTGAGTACGGTGTCGCGGCGCACTGGAAGTACAAGGCGGACCTGCGCGACGGGGTGTCGCCCGAAGAGGCGGGCCTGCGGGCCATGCACCAGCTTGGCGTCATGAGCAAGGAGACCGAGGACCCCAGCGAGTTCCTCGACTCGGTCCTGTTCGAGATCAACGCGGACGAGATCTACGTGTTCACGCCGAAGGGCGAGGTCATGGCGCTGCCCGTCGGCGCCACGCCCGTCGACTTCGCCTTCGCGGTCCACACGGAGGTGGGCCACCGCACGATCGGGGCTCGGGTCAACGGCCGCCTCGTGGCGCTCAGCACCCCGCTGCAGCAGGGCGACAAGGTCGAGATCCTCACCTCCAAGGCCGAAGGCGCGGGCCCCAGCCGTGACTGGCTGGGCTTCGTCGTCAGTTCGCGGGCGCGGCAGAAGATCCGCCAGCACTTCTCCCGCGAACGTCGCGACGTGGCGATGGAGCAGGGCAAGGACATGCTCGCGAAGGACCTGCGTCGGGCCGGCGTCCCGCTGCAGCGACTGCTGACCCTGGAGAACCTCACGGCCGTCGCCAACGCCCTCGGCTACAACGACGTGCCCAGCCTCTACGTGGCCATCGGCGAGGGCCACATCGGCCCGCAGGGCGTGGTCGAGAAGCTCGTCCAGTTGCACGGCGGCGAGGACGAGACCGTCGACACCGTCACGGAAGACCTGGTGGTCAAACAGCACCGTCGGCCGCTCACCGACGGTGCGCGGATCCTCGTCGACGGCGATGACTCGGTCATCGCCAAGTACGCCAAGTGCTGCTACCCGCTGCCCGGCGACGACATCGTGGGCTTCGTCACCAAGGGCGACGGCGTCTCGGTGCACCGCCGCGACTGCAGCAACGTGCCGTCGCTGATGAAGGAACCCGAGCGCATCGTGCCGGTGTCCTGGTCCGACAGTCAGGAGGGCGCGTCGTTCAGCGTGACCATCCAGATCGAGGGCATCGACCGCGCGCGCCTGCTCTCCGATGTGTCGTCGGTGCTCTCAGAGCAGCACCTCGACATCCTCGCGGTGAACATCACCACGAACAAGCAGCGCCAGTTCACGGGCAAGATGACGTTCGAATCCGCAGATCCCACCCATCTGCAGCACGTGATGAACCTGATCCGGCGCGTGCCGGGCGTCTATGACGTCTTCCGCGTCGCCGGCTGA
- a CDS encoding DUF349 domain-containing protein yields MSEQQAPADFGRVDPDGTVYVITGDTERSVGQIPDSTPEEAMAFYVRRYENLAAEVTLLESRVKAQAMSPEEARTAIETAKKNVAEANAVGDLPALTARLEAVSELLPAQIEARKAQRAEQNAVTVAAKEAMVVEAEQLAAGNDWRGGVDRFRTLLDEWKALPRIDRATDNELWHRFSSARTQYTRRRKAHFSELNSHRDDAKAAKEAIIAEAEPLATSTDWGATSAAFRDLMTRWKAAGSARRADDDKLWARFRGIQDEFFNARSEAQNAADGEQSENLAAKQALVEKVEKDLEGVTDIEAAKSIHRDFLAQFNEIGHVPRNAMRDMDNRVRTLGEKVSELEAEEWRRTDPEARERAESTVKMFEDQIAKLEQDLARAKERGDDKKAKDAQKSIETYTSWLEQARETLADFTK; encoded by the coding sequence ATGAGCGAACAGCAAGCGCCCGCAGATTTCGGCCGCGTCGATCCAGACGGCACGGTGTACGTCATCACGGGTGACACAGAACGAAGTGTCGGGCAGATTCCCGATTCCACCCCCGAGGAAGCCATGGCTTTCTACGTCCGCCGTTACGAGAACCTGGCTGCGGAGGTGACCCTGCTGGAATCCCGCGTGAAGGCTCAGGCGATGTCGCCCGAAGAGGCGCGCACCGCGATCGAAACTGCGAAGAAGAACGTCGCCGAGGCCAACGCCGTGGGAGACCTGCCGGCGTTGACCGCACGCCTCGAGGCCGTCAGTGAGCTGCTGCCGGCGCAGATCGAGGCGCGGAAGGCCCAGCGTGCGGAGCAGAACGCGGTCACCGTGGCCGCGAAGGAAGCCATGGTCGTGGAGGCCGAGCAACTCGCCGCCGGAAACGACTGGCGCGGCGGCGTGGACCGCTTCCGCACCCTGCTGGACGAGTGGAAGGCACTCCCCCGCATCGACCGCGCCACGGACAACGAACTGTGGCACCGCTTCTCGTCGGCGCGCACGCAGTACACCCGTCGCCGCAAGGCGCACTTCTCGGAGCTGAATTCGCATCGTGACGACGCGAAGGCCGCCAAGGAAGCGATCATCGCGGAGGCCGAGCCGCTCGCCACGTCCACGGACTGGGGCGCCACCTCTGCGGCCTTCCGTGACCTGATGACCCGCTGGAAGGCCGCGGGCAGCGCCCGTCGCGCAGACGACGACAAGCTCTGGGCACGCTTCCGGGGCATCCAGGACGAGTTCTTCAACGCCCGCTCCGAAGCGCAGAACGCCGCCGACGGCGAGCAGTCGGAGAACCTGGCCGCGAAGCAGGCGCTGGTGGAGAAGGTCGAGAAGGACCTCGAGGGTGTGACCGACATCGAGGCCGCCAAGAGCATCCACCGCGACTTCCTCGCCCAGTTCAACGAGATCGGCCATGTGCCCCGCAACGCCATGCGCGACATGGACAACCGGGTCCGCACCCTCGGCGAGAAGGTCTCCGAACTCGAGGCCGAAGAGTGGCGTCGCACGGATCCCGAGGCGCGCGAGCGCGCCGAGAGCACCGTGAAGATGTTCGAGGACCAGATCGCCAAGCTCGAGCAGGACCTCGCCCGGGCGAAGGAACGCGGCGACGACAAGAAGGCCAAGGACGCGCAGAAGTCGATCGAGACCTACACCAGCTGGCTGGAGCAGGCCCGGGAGACACTCGCAGATTTCACCAAGTAA
- a CDS encoding MBL fold metallo-hydrolase, translating to MLVQPIPVSPWQANCYVVSASEDVSECVIVDPGITADEPVGALIRERGLSPMAILATHGHLDHVGDAHLLAARWRVPVYLSTADQHLLTRPADGLGPSGAAMLRQLTGSETLPAIDDVRDYGEPFTVAGLTVEAFAAPGHTKGSTLLRVSSSRTTVVFSGDVLFAGTIGRTDLPGGNMAEMRDSLRRIVEHFPAQTPLLPGHGQPTSLAQELASNPYLQPGNV from the coding sequence GTGCTCGTCCAGCCCATACCTGTATCCCCTTGGCAAGCAAATTGTTATGTGGTGAGCGCTTCCGAGGACGTGTCGGAGTGCGTCATCGTGGACCCCGGGATCACCGCCGATGAGCCTGTCGGGGCGCTCATCCGTGAGCGCGGGCTGAGCCCCATGGCCATCCTCGCGACGCACGGCCACCTGGACCACGTGGGCGACGCCCATCTGCTCGCCGCGAGGTGGCGCGTGCCCGTCTATCTGTCGACCGCTGACCAGCACCTCCTCACCCGCCCAGCTGATGGGCTGGGGCCCAGCGGCGCCGCGATGCTGCGGCAACTCACCGGCTCGGAGACGTTGCCCGCCATCGACGACGTGCGCGACTACGGCGAGCCGTTCACGGTCGCTGGCCTCACCGTCGAGGCCTTCGCGGCGCCCGGGCATACCAAGGGCTCCACGCTGCTTCGCGTCAGCTCGTCGCGAACCACAGTGGTGTTCAGCGGCGACGTGCTCTTCGCGGGCACGATCGGGCGCACCGATCTGCCCGGCGGTAACATGGCCGAGATGCGTGACTCGCTGCGGCGCATCGTCGAGCACTTCCCGGCGCAGACCCCTCTGCTGCCGGGCCACGGCCAGCCCACCAGCCTGGCCCAGGAACTCGCTTCCAACCCATACCTGCAGCCCGGAAACGTGTAG
- the hisS gene encoding histidine--tRNA ligase, whose protein sequence is MSRPRPLSGFPEFLPAGRFVENRVLDVVRTTFELHGFAPIETRAVEPLDQLARKGEIDKEIYVVRRLHAEAADADELGLHFDLTVPFARYVLENAGHLAFPFRRYQIQKVWRGERPQEGRYREFTQADIDIVGQGNLAAHHDVEIPLVALDLFEKLHTDLGLPPVSLHANNRKLSEGFYRGLGIDDTAAVLQRVDKYDKIGPDAVAELLTSELGLSSAQAQACVSLAGIAATDESFVDDVRALGVTHELLDTGLEELSALIRVAGRSLPDRVVADLKIARGLDYYTGTVYETSLVGSEKLGSVASGGRYDSLASDGKTTFPGVGYSFGITRILAPLIGQKKLTASRSVPSAVLVAVDNEETREQAIAVAAALRSRNIPVEVAPKADKFGKQIRYAERRGIPFVWFGAGHDDSVKDIRTGEQVPASPLEWLPPAEDLRVSVGSAL, encoded by the coding sequence TTGTCCCGCCCCAGGCCGCTCAGCGGCTTCCCCGAGTTCCTGCCCGCCGGTCGTTTCGTGGAGAACCGCGTCCTCGACGTGGTGCGCACCACGTTCGAGCTGCACGGTTTCGCCCCCATCGAGACCCGGGCCGTCGAGCCGCTCGACCAACTCGCGCGCAAGGGCGAGATCGACAAGGAGATCTACGTGGTCCGCCGCCTCCACGCGGAAGCGGCGGATGCTGACGAACTGGGACTCCACTTCGACCTCACGGTGCCGTTCGCCCGCTACGTGCTGGAGAACGCCGGGCACCTGGCCTTCCCCTTCCGCCGCTACCAGATCCAGAAGGTCTGGCGCGGTGAGCGCCCCCAGGAGGGCCGCTACCGTGAGTTCACGCAGGCCGACATCGACATCGTCGGGCAGGGGAACCTCGCCGCGCACCACGACGTCGAGATCCCGCTCGTGGCCCTGGATCTGTTCGAGAAGCTCCACACGGACCTGGGGCTGCCCCCCGTGAGCCTGCACGCGAACAACCGCAAGCTTTCCGAGGGCTTCTACCGGGGTCTCGGCATCGACGACACCGCGGCGGTGCTGCAGCGCGTCGACAAGTACGACAAGATCGGCCCGGACGCGGTGGCCGAACTGCTGACCAGCGAGCTCGGCCTGAGCAGCGCCCAGGCGCAGGCCTGTGTGTCGCTGGCCGGCATCGCCGCCACGGACGAGTCGTTCGTCGACGACGTGCGGGCCCTGGGCGTCACCCATGAACTGCTGGACACCGGCCTGGAGGAACTCTCCGCGCTGATCCGGGTGGCGGGTCGCTCGCTGCCGGACCGCGTGGTGGCGGACCTCAAGATCGCCCGCGGGCTGGACTACTACACCGGCACTGTCTACGAAACCTCGCTGGTGGGCTCGGAGAAGCTCGGCTCGGTCGCCTCCGGCGGGCGCTACGACTCCCTCGCCAGCGACGGGAAGACCACCTTCCCCGGCGTCGGCTACTCGTTCGGCATCACCCGCATCCTCGCCCCCCTGATCGGGCAGAAGAAGCTCACGGCGTCGCGCTCGGTCCCCAGCGCGGTCCTCGTGGCCGTGGACAACGAGGAGACCCGCGAGCAGGCCATCGCCGTCGCGGCCGCCCTGCGCAGCCGAAACATCCCGGTCGAGGTCGCCCCCAAGGCGGACAAGTTCGGCAAGCAGATCCGCTACGCCGAGCGTCGTGGCATCCCGTTCGTCTGGTTCGGCGCCGGTCACGACGACTCGGTCAAGGACATCCGCACCGGCGAGCAGGTCCCGGCCTCGCCGCTGGAATGGCTGCCCCCGGCTGAAGACCTCCGGGTCTCCGTCGGGTCGGCGCTCTGA
- a CDS encoding NADPH-dependent F420 reductase encodes MDVQRIGVIGAGKLGTALARLALDAGYEVRISGSPRQAMLELVIGTVLPGAQLLPEADVIAQSDLVVLAIPFGKAHSVDFDALGGKIVVDAMNAWEAAGGHLDEEHGGTTSSLIKMRNPEMRLVKSLNHLGYLDLTGDAREAGHPLRRAIAVISDDQEARAVVASVVDSLGFDPVEAPTAASRCLEPDSPVFGKPVSAPELREALGL; translated from the coding sequence ATGGACGTGCAGCGCATCGGCGTCATCGGCGCGGGCAAGCTCGGCACGGCGCTCGCCCGGCTGGCCCTCGACGCCGGCTACGAGGTGAGGATCTCCGGTTCGCCGCGCCAGGCAATGCTCGAGCTGGTCATCGGCACGGTGCTCCCCGGAGCCCAGCTGCTGCCCGAGGCTGACGTGATCGCGCAGTCTGATCTGGTCGTCCTGGCCATCCCGTTCGGCAAGGCGCACTCCGTGGATTTCGACGCGCTGGGCGGCAAGATCGTCGTCGACGCAATGAACGCCTGGGAGGCAGCAGGCGGTCACCTCGACGAGGAGCACGGCGGCACCACGTCGTCGCTGATCAAGATGCGCAACCCGGAGATGCGGCTCGTGAAGTCGCTCAACCACCTCGGTTATCTGGACCTGACGGGAGATGCCCGGGAGGCCGGCCATCCGCTGCGCCGGGCGATCGCCGTGATCTCCGACGACCAGGAGGCCCGCGCCGTCGTGGCCTCCGTCGTCGACTCCCTGGGCTTCGATCCGGTGGAGGCACCCACGGCCGCGTCCCGCTGCCTGGAACCGGATTCCCCGGTCTTCGGGAAGCCCGTATCCGCGCCGGAGCTCCGTGAGGCCCTCGGCCTCTGA
- the aspS gene encoding aspartate--tRNA ligase, producing MIRTFEAGTLRAEHVGQEVVLAGWVAKRRDHGGVAFIDLRDASGICQIVVRDEYLESAGIHDLRNEFCIRVTGLVDKREDGNVNPNIPTGEVEVVIRELEVLNPAAPLPFQIDERTTVGEDVRLKYRYLDLRRPRQHEAMVLRSNVTHTIREVLARHRFYDVETPTLTRSTPEGARDFIVPARLHPGKWYALPQSPQLFKQLLMVGGMERYYQIARCYRDEDFRADRQPEFTQLDIEMSFVDQDDVIALSEEVMAACWRLIGVEMPLPLPRITWHDAMNNYGSDKPDLRFDLKIRELTEFFKDTAFRVFQNEYVGGVVMPGGASLPRRQFDAWQEWAKQRGARGLAYITIGEDGTLGGPVAKNLSDVERDGIAGIMDAQPGDAIFFAAGRREQSQELLGAARLEIGRRTGLINEDEWSFVWVVDAPMFKSTEDAQAAGDVAVGAGKWTAVHHAFTSPTPECLDTFDTDPGSALSYGYDFVCNGNEVGGGSIRIHRRDVQERVFKVMGIGDEEAQEKFGFLLDAFSFGAPPHGGIAFGLDRLVMLLGGFDTIRDVIAFPKSGGGFDPLTEAPAAIDPKQRREAGVDHKPEPKDAKDAKPAEGAS from the coding sequence GTGATTCGCACCTTTGAGGCCGGCACGTTGCGTGCCGAGCACGTGGGCCAGGAAGTCGTTCTCGCCGGATGGGTGGCCAAGCGCCGCGACCACGGCGGCGTCGCCTTCATCGACCTGCGGGATGCGTCGGGCATCTGCCAGATCGTCGTGCGCGACGAATACCTCGAATCCGCCGGGATCCACGACCTGCGCAACGAATTCTGCATCCGGGTCACCGGGCTGGTGGACAAGCGGGAGGACGGCAACGTCAACCCCAACATCCCCACCGGCGAGGTCGAGGTGGTCATCCGCGAGCTCGAGGTGCTGAACCCCGCCGCACCGCTGCCGTTCCAGATCGACGAGCGCACCACCGTCGGTGAGGACGTGCGCCTCAAGTACCGTTACCTCGACCTGCGCCGCCCGCGGCAGCACGAGGCCATGGTGCTGCGCTCCAACGTCACCCACACCATCCGTGAGGTGCTGGCCAGGCACCGCTTCTACGACGTGGAGACCCCCACGCTGACGCGCTCCACGCCGGAAGGCGCCCGCGACTTCATCGTTCCTGCGCGCCTCCACCCGGGCAAGTGGTACGCCCTGCCCCAGAGCCCTCAGCTGTTCAAGCAGTTGCTCATGGTGGGCGGCATGGAGCGGTACTACCAGATCGCCCGCTGCTACCGCGACGAGGACTTCCGCGCGGACCGTCAGCCGGAGTTCACCCAGCTCGACATCGAGATGAGCTTCGTGGACCAGGACGACGTCATCGCCCTCTCCGAAGAGGTGATGGCCGCCTGCTGGCGTCTGATCGGTGTCGAGATGCCGCTGCCGCTGCCGCGGATCACCTGGCACGACGCCATGAACAACTACGGCTCCGACAAGCCGGACCTCCGCTTCGACCTCAAGATCCGCGAGCTCACCGAGTTCTTCAAGGACACCGCCTTCCGCGTCTTCCAGAACGAGTACGTCGGCGGCGTCGTGATGCCCGGCGGCGCCTCGCTGCCGCGTCGTCAGTTCGACGCCTGGCAGGAATGGGCCAAGCAGCGCGGTGCCCGTGGGCTCGCCTACATCACCATCGGTGAGGACGGCACGCTCGGTGGCCCGGTGGCCAAGAACCTGTCCGACGTGGAGCGCGACGGTATCGCCGGGATCATGGACGCCCAGCCGGGCGACGCCATCTTCTTCGCCGCCGGCCGCCGGGAGCAGTCCCAGGAACTCCTGGGCGCCGCCCGCCTCGAGATCGGTCGCCGCACCGGCCTGATCAACGAGGACGAGTGGAGCTTCGTCTGGGTGGTCGACGCGCCCATGTTCAAGTCGACGGAGGACGCTCAGGCCGCCGGTGACGTCGCGGTGGGCGCGGGCAAGTGGACCGCGGTCCACCACGCCTTCACCTCGCCGACGCCGGAGTGCCTGGACACGTTCGACACCGATCCCGGCTCGGCGCTCAGCTACGGCTACGACTTCGTCTGCAACGGCAACGAGGTGGGCGGCGGATCCATCCGTATCCACCGCCGCGACGTGCAGGAGCGGGTGTTCAAGGTCATGGGCATCGGCGACGAGGAGGCCCAGGAGAAGTTCGGCTTCCTGCTCGACGCCTTCAGCTTCGGCGCCCCGCCGCACGGCGGCATCGCGTTCGGGCTGGACCGCCTCGTCATGCTGCTCGGCGGCTTCGACACCATCCGCGACGTCATCGCCTTCCCGAAGAGCGGCGGCGGATTCGACCCGTTGACCGAGGCCCCGGCCGCGATCGACCCGAAGCAGCGCAGGGAGGCCGGCGTGGACCACAAGCCGGAACCCAAGGACGCCAAGGACGCCAAGCCGGCAGAAGGCGCTTCCTGA
- a CDS encoding replication-associated recombination protein A, protein MSYDLFGNPEPEPTARGGSLSDAMNPQAPLAVRLRPRSLDEIVGQQHLLAPGSPLRRLAEGQPMSVFLWGPPGVGKTTIASVVSQATRRRFVELSAVTAGVKEVRAELAEAKRELARGNATVLFVDEVHRFSKAQQDVLLPAVENRLVTLIAATTENPSFSVISPLLSRSLLLRLQPLDNADLSALVDRALTDERGLARANGDLFELADDARDLILRLAGGDARRALTYLEESAAAADAKAGALIDVASVESSADRAAVRYDKDGDQHYDIISAFIKSVRGSDVDAALHYLARMLEAGEDPRFIARRLMISASEDIGMAASGVLQTCVAAAQAVQLLGMPEARITLAHATVAAATAPKSNAAYAAINAAIADIRQGKGGLVPPHLRDAHYAGAEKLGHGKGYKYAHDYPHGVAPQVYLPDDLAGTEYYRPTDHGQEAAIAERVAALRALLGEG, encoded by the coding sequence ATGAGCTACGACCTTTTCGGCAACCCTGAACCCGAGCCCACGGCCCGGGGCGGGTCGCTGAGCGACGCGATGAACCCGCAGGCGCCCCTCGCGGTGCGCCTGCGGCCGCGTTCGCTCGACGAGATCGTCGGGCAGCAGCACCTCCTCGCCCCCGGCTCACCGCTCCGCCGGCTCGCTGAGGGCCAACCCATGTCGGTGTTCTTGTGGGGGCCTCCCGGCGTCGGCAAGACCACCATCGCCTCGGTCGTCTCGCAGGCCACCCGCCGGCGCTTCGTCGAGCTCTCGGCCGTCACGGCCGGGGTCAAGGAGGTGCGGGCGGAGCTGGCCGAGGCCAAGCGGGAACTGGCACGCGGCAACGCCACCGTCCTGTTCGTCGACGAGGTGCACCGGTTCTCCAAGGCCCAGCAGGATGTGCTGCTGCCGGCCGTGGAGAACCGGCTGGTCACGCTGATCGCGGCCACCACGGAGAACCCCAGCTTCTCCGTGATCTCGCCGCTGCTGTCGCGCTCGCTCCTGCTGCGCCTGCAGCCGCTCGACAACGCGGACCTCTCCGCCCTCGTGGACCGCGCACTCACGGACGAGCGCGGCCTGGCGCGCGCCAACGGCGACCTGTTCGAACTGGCGGACGACGCCCGCGACCTCATTCTGCGTCTCGCCGGCGGCGACGCCCGCCGCGCGCTCACCTACCTCGAGGAGTCCGCAGCGGCAGCCGACGCCAAGGCTGGGGCGCTGATCGACGTGGCCTCTGTGGAGTCGTCGGCAGACCGCGCCGCGGTGCGCTACGACAAGGACGGCGACCAGCACTACGACATCATCTCGGCGTTCATCAAGTCGGTCCGCGGCTCCGACGTGGACGCGGCCCTGCACTATCTGGCGCGGATGCTCGAGGCGGGGGAGGACCCCAGGTTCATCGCGCGGCGCCTGATGATCTCGGCCAGCGAGGACATCGGCATGGCCGCCAGCGGAGTGCTGCAGACGTGCGTGGCCGCGGCCCAGGCCGTGCAGCTGCTCGGTATGCCCGAGGCGCGCATCACGCTGGCCCACGCCACCGTCGCGGCCGCCACGGCGCCGAAGTCGAACGCGGCCTACGCGGCGATCAACGCGGCGATCGCCGACATCCGGCAGGGCAAGGGCGGTCTGGTGCCACCCCATCTGCGCGACGCCCACTACGCCGGTGCCGAGAAGCTCGGCCACGGCAAGGGTTACAAGTACGCCCACGACTACCCGCACGGCGTGGCGCCGCAGGTCTACCTGCCGGACGACCTCGCCGGAACTGAGTACTACCGCCCCACGGACCACGGTCAGGAGGCCGCCATCGCCGAGCGCGTCGCTGCGCTGCGCGCGCTGCTGGGCGAAGGATGA
- a CDS encoding DUF948 domain-containing protein translates to MTLMTVGEVAGLIAAIAACVFVALAAVPLLKAGRALDEVRLAVRDIGHNSVPVLQELKSTVATTNTELGKLGVVTEDAAKVTGHATVVSENAAQLSTLFAATLGGPLVKTAAFSYGVRKALKGRRK, encoded by the coding sequence ATGACGCTCATGACTGTTGGAGAGGTCGCAGGCCTGATCGCGGCGATCGCGGCCTGCGTATTCGTGGCCCTGGCCGCAGTACCGCTGCTCAAAGCCGGGCGCGCCCTCGACGAGGTGCGTCTCGCCGTCCGCGACATCGGGCACAACTCAGTGCCGGTGCTGCAGGAACTCAAGAGCACCGTGGCCACCACGAACACCGAGCTGGGGAAGCTCGGGGTCGTGACGGAAGACGCCGCCAAGGTCACCGGGCACGCCACCGTCGTGAGCGAGAACGCCGCCCAGTTGTCCACGCTGTTCGCCGCCACCCTGGGTGGCCCGCTGGTGAAGACCGCCGCGTTCAGCTATGGCGTGCGGAAGGCACTCAAGGGGCGCAGGAAGTGA
- a CDS encoding DUF6167 family protein, translating into MSRFFWMLVGIGLTIFVMLRGRELLHKLTPRGMAEQVEKKGHETAAGFGDFMATFRRAMAEREAELRRELDLPEPTSN; encoded by the coding sequence GTGAGCCGCTTCTTCTGGATGCTCGTCGGCATCGGGCTGACCATCTTCGTGATGCTGCGGGGCCGGGAACTGCTGCACAAACTCACGCCGCGCGGGATGGCCGAGCAGGTCGAGAAGAAGGGCCACGAGACAGCCGCCGGCTTCGGCGACTTCATGGCCACCTTCCGCCGCGCCATGGCCGAGCGCGAGGCCGAGCTCCGTCGCGAGCTCGACCTCCCCGAACCAACCTCCAACTGA